From one Salmo salar chromosome ssa09, Ssal_v3.1, whole genome shotgun sequence genomic stretch:
- the LOC106612816 gene encoding polypeptide N-acetylgalactosaminyltransferase 17 isoform X3, whose translation MAFVLRRWRVLLVLNVVAVAGFMTLWTKCTHTRVAKTIGQDDVKRQSRSNGTAQGLSISHEVLLKRLGSLEDVVYRQLNGLSKSLGLIEGFGGRGKGGFPATLASKEEADAKVLREKYGYNAYLSQKISLDRSIPDFRPSKCKKASFPRDLPNISLIFIFVNEALSVILRSVHSAVNHTPAHLLKEIILVDDYSDDVIFGCVPEQLKGPLEDYVNKRYPGMVKIVRNQKREGLIRARIEGWKAASSEVTGFFDAHVEFTPSWAEPVLTRIKEDHKRIILPSIDNIKHETFELERYENSGHGYNWELWCMYINPPKQWWDDGDTSAPIRTPAMIGCSFVVNRDYFGHLGLLDSGMDVYGGENIELGIKVWLCGGSMEVLPCSRVAHIARMKKPYHSNIASSTRRNALRVAEVWMDQFKSHVYLAWNIPMENHGIDYGDISQRVALRKSLHCKNFEWYLDNVYPEMRRYNNTLFYGEIRSSKATHLCMDQGEKVNHTATLHPCHGMGPQLGRYTKEGHFFLGALGSTGDETRCLMDDQVSNFPQLLNCDKVSNTRLTTWHFSQSIGPQRAPAMPDLRRLTLCCNTVITPHCKDL comes from the exons ATGGCTTTTGTGTTAAGAAGATGGAGAGTGTTATTGGTGCTGAACGTGGTTGCGGTTGCGGGGTTCATGACACTTTGGACCAAGTGCACCCACACCCGAGTAGCAAAAACCATCGGTCAGGACGATGTGAAAAGACAATCACGATCTAACGGCACTGCTCAAGGTTTGAGCATCAGTCATGAAGTATTGCTAAAGAGACTCGGGTCGTTGGAGGACGTGGTTTACAGACAGCTTAATG GTCTGTCCAAGTCCCTGGGGCTGATTGAAGGTTTTGGGGGGCGAGGTAAAGGGGGTTTCCCTGCCACCCTAGCCTCAAAAGAAGAGGCTGACGCCAAAGTACTGAGGGAGAAATATGGATACAATGCTTACCTCAGCCAAAAGATATCACTGGACCGGTCCATACCAGACTTCCGGCCTAGCAA GTGTAAAAAGGCCAGCTTCCCCAGGGATCTTCCAAACATCTCCCTTATCTTCATCTTTGTCAATGAGGCGTTGTCAGTAATCCTCCGCTCCGTCCACTcagctgtcaatcacacaccggCTCACCTCCTCAAAGAGATCATCTTGGTGGACGACTACAGCGATGACG TTATATTTGGTTGTGTCCCAGAACAACTGAAAGGGCCGTTGGAGGATTATGTAAACAAGCGTTACCCAGGTATGGTGAAAATCGTGAGGAACCAGAAGCGAGAGGGACTGATCCGTGCCCGCATCGAGGGCTGGAAGGCAGCCAGTAGCGAGGTGACAGGTTTCTTCGATGCCCACGTTGAGTTCACACCCTCCTG GGCTGAGCCGGTTCTGACCAGAATCAAAGAAGACCACAAGAGGATCATCCTGCCCTCCATCGATAACATCAAGCACGAGACTTTTGAGCTGGAGCGCTACGAGAACTCTGGCCATGGCTACAATTGGGAGCTGTGGTGCATGTACATCAACCCCCCCAAACAGTGGTGGGATGACGGGGACACCTCCGCACCCATTAG AACTCCTGCAATGATTGGTTGCTCCTTTGTGGTGAACCGGGACTACTTTGGGCACCTGGGGCTGCTGGACTCTGGCATGGACGTCTACGGAGGAGAGAACATCGAACTGGGGATCAAG GTGTGGCTGTGTGGGGGCAGTATGGAGGTGCTGCCCTGCTCCAGAGTGGCTCACATCGCCAGGATGAAGAAGCCTTACCACAGCAACATAGCCTCCAGCACGCGGCGTAATGCCCTGCGCGTGGCCGAGGTCTGGATGGACCAGTTTAAGTCCCATGTCTACCTGGCCTGGAACATCCCAATGGAG aacCATGGGATAGACTATGGGGACATCTCTCAGAGGGTAGCCTTGAGGAAGTCACTGCATTGTAAGAACTTTGAGTGGTACCTGGACAACGTCTATCCAGAGATGAGGAGGTACAACAACACTCTCTTTTATGGGGAG atTCGTAGTAGCAAAGCGACCCATCTGTGTATGGACCAGGGAGAGAAGGTAAACCACACGGCCACCCTGCACCCCTGTCACGGAATGGGACCTCAG TTGGGTCGGTACACCAAGGAGGGCCATTTTTTCCTCGGCGCTCTGGGCAGTACAGGGGACGAAACACGCTGTCTGATGGACGACCAGGTCTCCAATTTCCCTCAGCTCCTCAACTGTGACAAAGTCTCCAACACCAGGCTGACCACATGGCACTTCTCTCAG AGCATAGGGCCGCAGCGAGCCCCTGCCATGCCAGACCTGCGCAGGTTAACCCTGTGttgtaacactgtaataacaccacaTTGTAAGGACCTGTGA
- the LOC106612816 gene encoding polypeptide N-acetylgalactosaminyltransferase 17 isoform X1 — translation MAFVLRRWRVLLVLNVVAVAGFMTLWTKCTHTRVAKTIGQDDVKRQSRSNGTAQGLSISHEVLLKRLGSLEDVVYRQLNGLSKSLGLIEGFGGRGKGGFPATLASKEEADAKVLREKYGYNAYLSQKISLDRSIPDFRPSKCKKASFPRDLPNISLIFIFVNEALSVILRSVHSAVNHTPAHLLKEIILVDDYSDDVIFGCVPEQLKGPLEDYVNKRYPGMVKIVRNQKREGLIRARIEGWKAASSEVTGFFDAHVEFTPSWAEPVLTRIKEDHKRIILPSIDNIKHETFELERYENSGHGYNWELWCMYINPPKQWWDDGDTSAPIRTPAMIGCSFVVNRDYFGHLGLLDSGMDVYGGENIELGIKVWLCGGSMEVLPCSRVAHIARMKKPYHSNIASSTRRNALRVAEVWMDQFKSHVYLAWNIPMENHGIDYGDISQRVALRKSLHCKNFEWYLDNVYPEMRRYNNTLFYGEIRSSKATHLCMDQGEKVNHTATLHPCHGMGPQLGRYTKEGHFFLGALGSTGDETRCLMDDQVSNFPQLLNCDKVSNTRLTTWHFSQNESIINRATGRCLEVIQANVYFGHSLVLQTCSGQRWNIKNTMKQ, via the exons ATGGCTTTTGTGTTAAGAAGATGGAGAGTGTTATTGGTGCTGAACGTGGTTGCGGTTGCGGGGTTCATGACACTTTGGACCAAGTGCACCCACACCCGAGTAGCAAAAACCATCGGTCAGGACGATGTGAAAAGACAATCACGATCTAACGGCACTGCTCAAGGTTTGAGCATCAGTCATGAAGTATTGCTAAAGAGACTCGGGTCGTTGGAGGACGTGGTTTACAGACAGCTTAATG GTCTGTCCAAGTCCCTGGGGCTGATTGAAGGTTTTGGGGGGCGAGGTAAAGGGGGTTTCCCTGCCACCCTAGCCTCAAAAGAAGAGGCTGACGCCAAAGTACTGAGGGAGAAATATGGATACAATGCTTACCTCAGCCAAAAGATATCACTGGACCGGTCCATACCAGACTTCCGGCCTAGCAA GTGTAAAAAGGCCAGCTTCCCCAGGGATCTTCCAAACATCTCCCTTATCTTCATCTTTGTCAATGAGGCGTTGTCAGTAATCCTCCGCTCCGTCCACTcagctgtcaatcacacaccggCTCACCTCCTCAAAGAGATCATCTTGGTGGACGACTACAGCGATGACG TTATATTTGGTTGTGTCCCAGAACAACTGAAAGGGCCGTTGGAGGATTATGTAAACAAGCGTTACCCAGGTATGGTGAAAATCGTGAGGAACCAGAAGCGAGAGGGACTGATCCGTGCCCGCATCGAGGGCTGGAAGGCAGCCAGTAGCGAGGTGACAGGTTTCTTCGATGCCCACGTTGAGTTCACACCCTCCTG GGCTGAGCCGGTTCTGACCAGAATCAAAGAAGACCACAAGAGGATCATCCTGCCCTCCATCGATAACATCAAGCACGAGACTTTTGAGCTGGAGCGCTACGAGAACTCTGGCCATGGCTACAATTGGGAGCTGTGGTGCATGTACATCAACCCCCCCAAACAGTGGTGGGATGACGGGGACACCTCCGCACCCATTAG AACTCCTGCAATGATTGGTTGCTCCTTTGTGGTGAACCGGGACTACTTTGGGCACCTGGGGCTGCTGGACTCTGGCATGGACGTCTACGGAGGAGAGAACATCGAACTGGGGATCAAG GTGTGGCTGTGTGGGGGCAGTATGGAGGTGCTGCCCTGCTCCAGAGTGGCTCACATCGCCAGGATGAAGAAGCCTTACCACAGCAACATAGCCTCCAGCACGCGGCGTAATGCCCTGCGCGTGGCCGAGGTCTGGATGGACCAGTTTAAGTCCCATGTCTACCTGGCCTGGAACATCCCAATGGAG aacCATGGGATAGACTATGGGGACATCTCTCAGAGGGTAGCCTTGAGGAAGTCACTGCATTGTAAGAACTTTGAGTGGTACCTGGACAACGTCTATCCAGAGATGAGGAGGTACAACAACACTCTCTTTTATGGGGAG atTCGTAGTAGCAAAGCGACCCATCTGTGTATGGACCAGGGAGAGAAGGTAAACCACACGGCCACCCTGCACCCCTGTCACGGAATGGGACCTCAG TTGGGTCGGTACACCAAGGAGGGCCATTTTTTCCTCGGCGCTCTGGGCAGTACAGGGGACGAAACACGCTGTCTGATGGACGACCAGGTCTCCAATTTCCCTCAGCTCCTCAACTGTGACAAAGTCTCCAACACCAGGCTGACCACATGGCACTTCTCTCAG AACGAGTCGATCATCAACAGAGCCACGGGTCGCTGTCTGGAGGTGATACAGGCTAACGTTTACTTCGGACACTCGCTGGTGCTTCAGACCTGCTCCGGACAGAGGTGGAACATCAAAAACACAATGAAGCAGTAG
- the LOC106612816 gene encoding polypeptide N-acetylgalactosaminyltransferase 17 isoform X2, whose product MAFVLRRWRVLLVLNVVAVAGFMTLWTKCTHTRVAKTIGQDDVKRQSRSNGTAQGLSISHEVLLKRLGSLEDVVYRQLNGLSKSLGLIEGFGGRGKGGFPATLASKEEADAKVLREKYGYNAYLSQKISLDRSIPDFRPSKCKKASFPRDLPNISLIFIFVNEALSVILRSVHSAVNHTPAHLLKEIILVDDYSDDEQLKGPLEDYVNKRYPGMVKIVRNQKREGLIRARIEGWKAASSEVTGFFDAHVEFTPSWAEPVLTRIKEDHKRIILPSIDNIKHETFELERYENSGHGYNWELWCMYINPPKQWWDDGDTSAPIRTPAMIGCSFVVNRDYFGHLGLLDSGMDVYGGENIELGIKVWLCGGSMEVLPCSRVAHIARMKKPYHSNIASSTRRNALRVAEVWMDQFKSHVYLAWNIPMENHGIDYGDISQRVALRKSLHCKNFEWYLDNVYPEMRRYNNTLFYGEIRSSKATHLCMDQGEKVNHTATLHPCHGMGPQLGRYTKEGHFFLGALGSTGDETRCLMDDQVSNFPQLLNCDKVSNTRLTTWHFSQNESIINRATGRCLEVIQANVYFGHSLVLQTCSGQRWNIKNTMKQ is encoded by the exons ATGGCTTTTGTGTTAAGAAGATGGAGAGTGTTATTGGTGCTGAACGTGGTTGCGGTTGCGGGGTTCATGACACTTTGGACCAAGTGCACCCACACCCGAGTAGCAAAAACCATCGGTCAGGACGATGTGAAAAGACAATCACGATCTAACGGCACTGCTCAAGGTTTGAGCATCAGTCATGAAGTATTGCTAAAGAGACTCGGGTCGTTGGAGGACGTGGTTTACAGACAGCTTAATG GTCTGTCCAAGTCCCTGGGGCTGATTGAAGGTTTTGGGGGGCGAGGTAAAGGGGGTTTCCCTGCCACCCTAGCCTCAAAAGAAGAGGCTGACGCCAAAGTACTGAGGGAGAAATATGGATACAATGCTTACCTCAGCCAAAAGATATCACTGGACCGGTCCATACCAGACTTCCGGCCTAGCAA GTGTAAAAAGGCCAGCTTCCCCAGGGATCTTCCAAACATCTCCCTTATCTTCATCTTTGTCAATGAGGCGTTGTCAGTAATCCTCCGCTCCGTCCACTcagctgtcaatcacacaccggCTCACCTCCTCAAAGAGATCATCTTGGTGGACGACTACAGCGATGACG AACAACTGAAAGGGCCGTTGGAGGATTATGTAAACAAGCGTTACCCAGGTATGGTGAAAATCGTGAGGAACCAGAAGCGAGAGGGACTGATCCGTGCCCGCATCGAGGGCTGGAAGGCAGCCAGTAGCGAGGTGACAGGTTTCTTCGATGCCCACGTTGAGTTCACACCCTCCTG GGCTGAGCCGGTTCTGACCAGAATCAAAGAAGACCACAAGAGGATCATCCTGCCCTCCATCGATAACATCAAGCACGAGACTTTTGAGCTGGAGCGCTACGAGAACTCTGGCCATGGCTACAATTGGGAGCTGTGGTGCATGTACATCAACCCCCCCAAACAGTGGTGGGATGACGGGGACACCTCCGCACCCATTAG AACTCCTGCAATGATTGGTTGCTCCTTTGTGGTGAACCGGGACTACTTTGGGCACCTGGGGCTGCTGGACTCTGGCATGGACGTCTACGGAGGAGAGAACATCGAACTGGGGATCAAG GTGTGGCTGTGTGGGGGCAGTATGGAGGTGCTGCCCTGCTCCAGAGTGGCTCACATCGCCAGGATGAAGAAGCCTTACCACAGCAACATAGCCTCCAGCACGCGGCGTAATGCCCTGCGCGTGGCCGAGGTCTGGATGGACCAGTTTAAGTCCCATGTCTACCTGGCCTGGAACATCCCAATGGAG aacCATGGGATAGACTATGGGGACATCTCTCAGAGGGTAGCCTTGAGGAAGTCACTGCATTGTAAGAACTTTGAGTGGTACCTGGACAACGTCTATCCAGAGATGAGGAGGTACAACAACACTCTCTTTTATGGGGAG atTCGTAGTAGCAAAGCGACCCATCTGTGTATGGACCAGGGAGAGAAGGTAAACCACACGGCCACCCTGCACCCCTGTCACGGAATGGGACCTCAG TTGGGTCGGTACACCAAGGAGGGCCATTTTTTCCTCGGCGCTCTGGGCAGTACAGGGGACGAAACACGCTGTCTGATGGACGACCAGGTCTCCAATTTCCCTCAGCTCCTCAACTGTGACAAAGTCTCCAACACCAGGCTGACCACATGGCACTTCTCTCAG AACGAGTCGATCATCAACAGAGCCACGGGTCGCTGTCTGGAGGTGATACAGGCTAACGTTTACTTCGGACACTCGCTGGTGCTTCAGACCTGCTCCGGACAGAGGTGGAACATCAAAAACACAATGAAGCAGTAG
- the LOC106612816 gene encoding polypeptide N-acetylgalactosaminyltransferase 17 isoform X4: protein MAFVLRRWRVLLVLNVVAVAGFMTLWTKCTHTRVAKTIGQDDVKRQSRSNGTAQGLSISHEVLLKRLGSLEDVVYRQLNGLSKSLGLIEGFGGRGKGGFPATLASKEEADAKVLREKYGYNAYLSQKISLDRSIPDFRPSKCKKASFPRDLPNISLIFIFVNEALSVILRSVHSAVNHTPAHLLKEIILVDDYSDDVIFGCVPEQLKGPLEDYVNKRYPGMVKIVRNQKREGLIRARIEGWKAASSEVTGFFDAHVEFTPSWAEPVLTRIKEDHKRIILPSIDNIKHETFELERYENSGHGYNWELWCMYINPPKQWWDDGDTSAPIRTPAMIGCSFVVNRDYFGHLGLLDSGMDVYGGENIELGIKVWLCGGSMEVLPCSRVAHIARMKKPYHSNIASSTRRNALRVAEVWMDQFKSHVYLAWNIPMENHGIDYGDISQRVALRKSLHCKNFEWYLDNVYPEMRRYNNTLFYGEIRSSKATHLCMDQGEKVNHTATLHPCHGMGPQLGRYTKEGHFFLGALGSTGDETRCLMDDQVSNFPQLLNCDKVSNTRLTTWHFSQSIGPQRAPAMPDLRRLTLCCNTVITPH, encoded by the exons ATGGCTTTTGTGTTAAGAAGATGGAGAGTGTTATTGGTGCTGAACGTGGTTGCGGTTGCGGGGTTCATGACACTTTGGACCAAGTGCACCCACACCCGAGTAGCAAAAACCATCGGTCAGGACGATGTGAAAAGACAATCACGATCTAACGGCACTGCTCAAGGTTTGAGCATCAGTCATGAAGTATTGCTAAAGAGACTCGGGTCGTTGGAGGACGTGGTTTACAGACAGCTTAATG GTCTGTCCAAGTCCCTGGGGCTGATTGAAGGTTTTGGGGGGCGAGGTAAAGGGGGTTTCCCTGCCACCCTAGCCTCAAAAGAAGAGGCTGACGCCAAAGTACTGAGGGAGAAATATGGATACAATGCTTACCTCAGCCAAAAGATATCACTGGACCGGTCCATACCAGACTTCCGGCCTAGCAA GTGTAAAAAGGCCAGCTTCCCCAGGGATCTTCCAAACATCTCCCTTATCTTCATCTTTGTCAATGAGGCGTTGTCAGTAATCCTCCGCTCCGTCCACTcagctgtcaatcacacaccggCTCACCTCCTCAAAGAGATCATCTTGGTGGACGACTACAGCGATGACG TTATATTTGGTTGTGTCCCAGAACAACTGAAAGGGCCGTTGGAGGATTATGTAAACAAGCGTTACCCAGGTATGGTGAAAATCGTGAGGAACCAGAAGCGAGAGGGACTGATCCGTGCCCGCATCGAGGGCTGGAAGGCAGCCAGTAGCGAGGTGACAGGTTTCTTCGATGCCCACGTTGAGTTCACACCCTCCTG GGCTGAGCCGGTTCTGACCAGAATCAAAGAAGACCACAAGAGGATCATCCTGCCCTCCATCGATAACATCAAGCACGAGACTTTTGAGCTGGAGCGCTACGAGAACTCTGGCCATGGCTACAATTGGGAGCTGTGGTGCATGTACATCAACCCCCCCAAACAGTGGTGGGATGACGGGGACACCTCCGCACCCATTAG AACTCCTGCAATGATTGGTTGCTCCTTTGTGGTGAACCGGGACTACTTTGGGCACCTGGGGCTGCTGGACTCTGGCATGGACGTCTACGGAGGAGAGAACATCGAACTGGGGATCAAG GTGTGGCTGTGTGGGGGCAGTATGGAGGTGCTGCCCTGCTCCAGAGTGGCTCACATCGCCAGGATGAAGAAGCCTTACCACAGCAACATAGCCTCCAGCACGCGGCGTAATGCCCTGCGCGTGGCCGAGGTCTGGATGGACCAGTTTAAGTCCCATGTCTACCTGGCCTGGAACATCCCAATGGAG aacCATGGGATAGACTATGGGGACATCTCTCAGAGGGTAGCCTTGAGGAAGTCACTGCATTGTAAGAACTTTGAGTGGTACCTGGACAACGTCTATCCAGAGATGAGGAGGTACAACAACACTCTCTTTTATGGGGAG atTCGTAGTAGCAAAGCGACCCATCTGTGTATGGACCAGGGAGAGAAGGTAAACCACACGGCCACCCTGCACCCCTGTCACGGAATGGGACCTCAG TTGGGTCGGTACACCAAGGAGGGCCATTTTTTCCTCGGCGCTCTGGGCAGTACAGGGGACGAAACACGCTGTCTGATGGACGACCAGGTCTCCAATTTCCCTCAGCTCCTCAACTGTGACAAAGTCTCCAACACCAGGCTGACCACATGGCACTTCTCTCAG AGCATAGGGCCGCAGCGAGCCCCTGCCATGCCAGACCTGCGCAGGTTAACCCTGTGttgtaacactgtaataacaccacaTT AA
- the LOC106612816 gene encoding polypeptide N-acetylgalactosaminyltransferase 17 isoform X5, protein MTRLQNYPERGRSLKIDPMRNGLSKSLGLIEGFGGRGKGGFPATLASKEEADAKVLREKYGYNAYLSQKISLDRSIPDFRPSKCKKASFPRDLPNISLIFIFVNEALSVILRSVHSAVNHTPAHLLKEIILVDDYSDDVIFGCVPEQLKGPLEDYVNKRYPGMVKIVRNQKREGLIRARIEGWKAASSEVTGFFDAHVEFTPSWAEPVLTRIKEDHKRIILPSIDNIKHETFELERYENSGHGYNWELWCMYINPPKQWWDDGDTSAPIRTPAMIGCSFVVNRDYFGHLGLLDSGMDVYGGENIELGIKVWLCGGSMEVLPCSRVAHIARMKKPYHSNIASSTRRNALRVAEVWMDQFKSHVYLAWNIPMENHGIDYGDISQRVALRKSLHCKNFEWYLDNVYPEMRRYNNTLFYGEIRSSKATHLCMDQGEKVNHTATLHPCHGMGPQLGRYTKEGHFFLGALGSTGDETRCLMDDQVSNFPQLLNCDKVSNTRLTTWHFSQNESIINRATGRCLEVIQANVYFGHSLVLQTCSGQRWNIKNTMKQ, encoded by the exons ATGACCAGGCTCCAAAATTACCCCGAACGAGGACGCAGCCTAAAAATTGATCCAATGCGAAATG GTCTGTCCAAGTCCCTGGGGCTGATTGAAGGTTTTGGGGGGCGAGGTAAAGGGGGTTTCCCTGCCACCCTAGCCTCAAAAGAAGAGGCTGACGCCAAAGTACTGAGGGAGAAATATGGATACAATGCTTACCTCAGCCAAAAGATATCACTGGACCGGTCCATACCAGACTTCCGGCCTAGCAA GTGTAAAAAGGCCAGCTTCCCCAGGGATCTTCCAAACATCTCCCTTATCTTCATCTTTGTCAATGAGGCGTTGTCAGTAATCCTCCGCTCCGTCCACTcagctgtcaatcacacaccggCTCACCTCCTCAAAGAGATCATCTTGGTGGACGACTACAGCGATGACG TTATATTTGGTTGTGTCCCAGAACAACTGAAAGGGCCGTTGGAGGATTATGTAAACAAGCGTTACCCAGGTATGGTGAAAATCGTGAGGAACCAGAAGCGAGAGGGACTGATCCGTGCCCGCATCGAGGGCTGGAAGGCAGCCAGTAGCGAGGTGACAGGTTTCTTCGATGCCCACGTTGAGTTCACACCCTCCTG GGCTGAGCCGGTTCTGACCAGAATCAAAGAAGACCACAAGAGGATCATCCTGCCCTCCATCGATAACATCAAGCACGAGACTTTTGAGCTGGAGCGCTACGAGAACTCTGGCCATGGCTACAATTGGGAGCTGTGGTGCATGTACATCAACCCCCCCAAACAGTGGTGGGATGACGGGGACACCTCCGCACCCATTAG AACTCCTGCAATGATTGGTTGCTCCTTTGTGGTGAACCGGGACTACTTTGGGCACCTGGGGCTGCTGGACTCTGGCATGGACGTCTACGGAGGAGAGAACATCGAACTGGGGATCAAG GTGTGGCTGTGTGGGGGCAGTATGGAGGTGCTGCCCTGCTCCAGAGTGGCTCACATCGCCAGGATGAAGAAGCCTTACCACAGCAACATAGCCTCCAGCACGCGGCGTAATGCCCTGCGCGTGGCCGAGGTCTGGATGGACCAGTTTAAGTCCCATGTCTACCTGGCCTGGAACATCCCAATGGAG aacCATGGGATAGACTATGGGGACATCTCTCAGAGGGTAGCCTTGAGGAAGTCACTGCATTGTAAGAACTTTGAGTGGTACCTGGACAACGTCTATCCAGAGATGAGGAGGTACAACAACACTCTCTTTTATGGGGAG atTCGTAGTAGCAAAGCGACCCATCTGTGTATGGACCAGGGAGAGAAGGTAAACCACACGGCCACCCTGCACCCCTGTCACGGAATGGGACCTCAG TTGGGTCGGTACACCAAGGAGGGCCATTTTTTCCTCGGCGCTCTGGGCAGTACAGGGGACGAAACACGCTGTCTGATGGACGACCAGGTCTCCAATTTCCCTCAGCTCCTCAACTGTGACAAAGTCTCCAACACCAGGCTGACCACATGGCACTTCTCTCAG AACGAGTCGATCATCAACAGAGCCACGGGTCGCTGTCTGGAGGTGATACAGGCTAACGTTTACTTCGGACACTCGCTGGTGCTTCAGACCTGCTCCGGACAGAGGTGGAACATCAAAAACACAATGAAGCAGTAG